The genomic interval TGTATGACACAGAAGCTTTTCTAGGCAAGGATTCTGAGTCCCCTTCACACCTATCCTTCCACTTACAGCTTCCAAATCCCTCTCTCCTCAGTTCCTCCTCCTTCCAAATTGGGAGAAGGTACTTTGCAATACTTTGCTTTGATTGATAGTTCCAGTCCTCACATATTTACCCTACTTACCCAAACTTAGCATCATTCACAACTGAATGGTATGTGTAAGtcttgaaagtattttttttacaacttATCAAGGTCCGCACAGTGATCATAATTGATAGTAATAACTTTCAGTGGTAGTAATACATCTGCATTTGTATCAAAACCTGATTTCACTAGGAACTTTGCTTCTGTTCTCTgggtttacaatattttttttctccttttagtgGCCAGACCATCACCTGAAACTGCTCAAGAAACACATGACATTTCTACCTACAAGAACCTACAGCATCATGAATATCAACCATTCACTTTTGTGGATTTTGATGTTTTGTTGTCAAAATTCAGGCTGCCTCAGCCATCTTCTGGGAGGCTTTCTCCAAGACACTGAATTAAttgtgggaaataaataaattctcacAAAATATTATGTTTGTGGGTGTTATAAATTAATATTAGCATTAATTCCTCAGTTATTGCTGATTGTATGACAGAttagttctaattaaatgataacTTGATAATTCCCTTAGTTCATGCTACTGTGCAGTATCATAGCACATATGATAAATATATAATCCTGGTTCATAAAATTCATGCATAGCACAAATTAATTGGTATTGAATACTGATgaagtatttttaattaaattatggTGAGTATATTTGTTTTGCTAAAGATGCAGTTTTAGAAGCCTAGTACCACTGCTGAATGATGTTATTTA from Thamnophis elegans isolate rThaEle1 chromosome 6, rThaEle1.pri, whole genome shotgun sequence carries:
- the NDUFV3 gene encoding NADH dehydrogenase [ubiquinone] flavoprotein 3, mitochondrial isoform X1; translation: MAASLVTRYGRVAAFKAVSQQAWGVRSMPSLYLCTKPGNSKKGIPKVARPSPETAQETHDISTYKNLQHHEYQPFTFVDFDVLLSKFRLPQPSSGRLSPRH